In Devosia sp. XK-2, one DNA window encodes the following:
- the hisA gene encoding 1-(5-phosphoribosyl)-5-[(5-phosphoribosylamino)methylideneamino]imidazole-4-carboxamide isomerase, translating to MILFPAIDLKDGQCVRLKLGDMDQATVFNDDPAAQAKSFEDQGFEYLHVVDLNGAFAGESVNGAAVEAILKTVKFPVQLGGGIRNLTHIENWLDKGLARVILGTIAVRDPALVKDAAKKWPGQVAVGIDARKGMVAVEGWAETSELSVIELAKRFEGAGVAAIIYTDIDRDGVLAGINWSSTLELARATSIPVIASGGLASMDDIERMTRPEYQVLEGAISGRALYDGRIDSREALAKLRAA from the coding sequence GTGATCCTCTTCCCTGCCATCGACCTCAAGGATGGCCAATGCGTGCGTTTGAAGCTCGGCGACATGGATCAGGCCACCGTCTTCAATGACGATCCGGCTGCGCAGGCAAAGTCGTTCGAGGACCAGGGATTCGAATATCTCCACGTCGTCGATCTCAACGGCGCCTTTGCCGGCGAAAGCGTCAATGGCGCGGCCGTCGAAGCCATCCTGAAGACGGTCAAATTTCCGGTGCAGCTGGGCGGCGGCATCCGCAATCTGACCCATATCGAGAACTGGCTCGACAAGGGCCTGGCCCGCGTCATTCTCGGCACCATTGCCGTGCGCGATCCTGCGCTGGTCAAGGACGCCGCAAAGAAGTGGCCCGGCCAGGTCGCGGTAGGCATCGATGCGCGCAAGGGCATGGTGGCCGTCGAGGGCTGGGCCGAAACCTCAGAGCTTTCGGTGATCGAGCTGGCCAAGCGCTTTGAGGGCGCGGGCGTCGCTGCCATTATCTATACCGATATCGATCGGGATGGCGTGCTCGCCGGGATCAATTGGAGTTCGACCCTGGAGCTGGCGCGGGCGACGTCGATCCCGGTCATTGCCTCGGGCGGCTTGGCGTCCATGGACGATATCGAGCGCATGACGCGGCCCGAATACCAGGTGCTCGAAGGCGCCATTTCCGGCCGGGCGCTTTATGACGGGCGCATTGATTCACGTGAAGCACTGGCCAAATTGAGGGCGGCATGA